Within Massilia litorea, the genomic segment CATGGATGGCGGTCTGAATAGGGTCACCCGCAAGCATATCATCGAACCGCACCCCAACGGCAGTGCGGCCGGGCATGGCTAGCCGGCGGTGCCGCGCTTCGCGGCGGCGGATTTGGTGGTGGGGCGCTTCGCTGCGCTCGTCTTGGCCGGGATCCTGGCGGAAGGCTCGGCGGGCGCTTTCCTGGCGGCCGGCGCCTTCTTCGCCGCGGCCTGGCGCATCTGCTCGCCCGCCAGCTCGGCCAGCATCCGTTCCAGCTCGTCGATGCGGTGGTTCAGCGCTTCCATTTCGCTGCGCGCCGGCACGCCGATGGTGGCCAGGGCGCGCGCCACGCGCTCCTCGAACACCTGCTCCAGCTTGCCCCAGGTACCCGATGCGCGCCGGCTCGAACGCTCGGCCTTGCGCGCGACGGTCTCGGTCGCATCCTCGACACTGCGCGCGCGCTTCTGCAGCTCGCTGCCGTCGCGCACCAGACGCGTAAATTCACGTCCACCCGCCTGCTGGGCCTTGGCAAAGGCGCCCAGGCCCGCCTGCCAGATCTGCTGGGCCGAGCTGCGCACCGCGCGCGACAGCTCTTCCTCTTCCTGCTCGAGTTCCTTGATATTCTTCGTCATCGCTTCGTCATCGCTTCGTCGTCAATTCGGGGCATTCATCCGCATTTTAAACGCTGGGGCGCGCTTCAAGGGCTTCACGCAGCAGCGCCAGCAAACGATCCGCGCGCCAGGGCTTGCCAACGAAGGCGTGCGCAGAGCCGTCCGTCAGCGCCGCGGCGATCTCCGGATCGTCGCCCGCGCCGGAAAGCAGGATCCGGAAAGCGCCGGGCGCCAGGCGGCGCGCCTGCGCCAGCAGCGCGGCCCCGCTCATACCCGGCATCAGGTGGTCGCTGACGATGGCCGCGACACGCTCATGCGCCAGCAGGTCCAGCGCCGCCGCGCCGGAGGCAGCCGTCAGCACGCGCCAGCCCTGCCCCTGCAGCGCGTCGGACAGCATCTCGAGCATGAAGGCGTCGTCGTCGACCAGCAGCAGCACCGGTTCCGTCTCGGCACGCGGCTGCAGCCGGCCCAGCTCCTCCATCACGGTATCGAGCACGCGGCCGTTGCAGCCGAGCGCCACATGGCCGACGCCGCCCAGCGCGATGTTGCGCGCGCCCTCCAGCACGCTCGAGGTCTGCGGCGAGACGATGTTGTCGTGGTGGCTGAAGATGGAGGTGATCAGCGCGCGCCGCGCCGCGTCCTCGCTCGCGCCGAGTTCGCGCAGCCAGTCGTTGGCCTCCCCCTTGGCACGCCGCATCTGGGCCGCGTTGGCGCCCGGTCCGAAGTTGGCGAGGCTGGTGCCGTGGTGCGGCGTGCCCAGCGTGATCAGGCGCGCCACGCGTGCGCTGCCGTGTGCCCGCATCCAGGCGCGCGCCACCAGGCCTCCCATGCTGTGGGCGACGATTGCCACCTGCGTCGCGCCGGTAGCCGCGCACAGCTCCTCGACCGCGGCCTGCAGCGCCGGCACGTAGCCGTCGATCGGGCCGCCCACCGGTTCCAGGTCGACGCTCGCATGGCTGATCGCGTTGCGGTCGAGGCGCGGCACCAGGTAGCCCCAGATGCCGCTGTTGCAGCCGTAGCCGTGCACCAGCAGCACCGGCACCGCACGCGAGTCGGGATAAATGCGGCGGCAGGCCGTGGCACGCGGGATCAGCCAGGAGGTGCACAGCATGCTGGTCCGGAATTCTTCCGCCAGCAGGCGCAGGCGCGCCGCCGGGGTCAGGTGGAAGTCCGGCGGCGTCGGGCTGGCGAAGCAGGCGCTGAGGACAAAATTGTTCATGTTGATCGCCAGCCGCACCAGCATCACGCAGGCCAGGCCGAGCGCCAGCGCCGTCCAGGGCGCGGCGCCCCACCAGTGCCGGGCCGCGAACGCGATGCCGGCGGCGCCGGCGAGCTGCAGCAGCAGCAGGCATTGTGCGATGCGGCGCGCGCTCACGTTTTTGCTCACGCTGATGCGGAGACCCGCAGTGCGGGCTTGCCGGTCAGGCTGGCCGCCAGGACGCTCGCCAGGCGCGCCGTGATGCCGTAGATCGAGAGCTGGGGATTGGCGCCGATCGAAGTCGGGAACAGCGAGCCGTCGTGCACCGACAGGTTGGCAAGGCCCCGGTAGCGGCCGTCCGGCGCCGTGACGCCGCGCCGCTCGTCGCCCGCCATCGTGCAGCCGCCCATCACGTGGGCCGACGCCACGCGCGTCATGTGCAGCTGCTGCGGCAGGGCGGCGATCTCGCGCTTCGCCTCGTTCCAGCTCGCATACTCGCGCGCCGTCTCGTGCGCTGGCCGCACGGCCCTGGCGCCGGCCGCGAACTGGATCTCGGCCATCGTCAACAGCGCGCGGCGCGCGCCGTCCCACAGGAAATCGTTGAGCGGATAGTCAAGCACCCCTGCCCCGTCCTTCAGCTGCACCGCGCCCCCTGCCGACTGATCGTGGAAGCCGTCGCGCAGCAGCGCCAGCATGCCCTGGATGTGCGGGAACTGCTGCATGAGCGCGGCATGCCCCTGCCCGAAACCGTTCAGGGTCGTCGACAGCAGCACCGGATGCAGCGGCGGCGCTTCCAGTTTGTAGCCGATGGCGCCGTCGATCGGCGCCGTGTGCAGGAAGTGATCGGAATATACGGTCTGCGGCGCGCCGGCCCAGGCGTCGACGCGCTGCGGGAAGATGCCGGCCGAGATCAGGGTCGGGTGCAGGAAGGTGCGTTTGCCCAGCAGCCGATGCGGATCGGGCGCGCCCGAACGCATCAGCAGGGCCGGGGAATTGATCGCACCTCCCGCCACCACGAAGTGTTTCGCGCGCAGCCGCAGCACGCGCCCGGTGGGCGCCACGCCGTCCGCGCCCAGTGCGCTGCACAGCAGTTCGTCGGCACGCCCGCCGCGCAGGACAAAGCGCTCGGCACGTGCACGCGTGACGAGGGTTGCGCCATGGTCGAGCGCCGATGGAATCGTCGTCACCAGCATCGACTGTTTCGCATTCGTCGGGCAGCCCATGCCGCAATAGCCCAGGTTCCAGCACCCGTTGACGTTGCGGCGGATGAAGCCGGACTTGATGCCGAGTTTATCCGCGCCGCGTTTCAACAAGTCGTTGTTCTCGTTGGGCGGCGCCTGCCAGTCGCCCACGTGCAGGCGCGCTTCCATCATCGCGAACCAGGGGGCGAGGGTCTCGCTGTCGTAGCCGTCCAGGCCGAAGTGCTCGGCCCAGTAGTCGAGCGTCGGCGCCGGCGTGCGAAAGCTCGAGGTCCAGTTGACCGTGGTCGAGCCGCCGACCGTGCGCCCTTGCAGGATCTTGATCCCCTTGTCGAGCGTCTGGCGCGCGGCCGACTCCTGGTACAGGCCAGGATAGGCATCGGCCTCGCGCATCCTGAAGTCGGACGACGAGCGCAATGCGCCCTCCTCCACGATCAGCACCCTCAGGCCCGCCAGCGTCAGGATCTCGGCCGTCACGCCGCCGCCGGCGCCGCTGCCGACGATGACGACGTCGGCCTCCAGCGTGCGGTCGGTGTCGAGCTGCGCCGCGTCGACGATCTTCCAGCCGCGCGCGAGGCCGGCGCGCACCGGGTCGGGGATGATGCCCTTGGCCACAGTCAGGGGAATGGATTTTGCGCTCATGTCAGGACAGTTCCTTCATCGGGCCGGGATAGCCGATCGCGGCCCAGGCGGCCGGCTGCGCATACCAGGCGCCGAGCGAGAGGTCGTGCAGTGCGCTGTAGGCGGTGCGCAGCAGGGCGAAGCGGTGCAGGCGCCAGTCCTGCAGGAAGGAGGCGACCTGGTGCGGATCGGCGTTCTCCCAGCCGCCGGAGACGCCCGTCAGCAGGCGCCGCGCCGGCGCCAGGGCCAGCAGGCCGAACAAATCCTGCACTTCCTTCTGCACCGCGAGCGGCAGGTTCGAAATCGCCGTATGGACGCCCTCGATGGTGCCGGCGACGGCCGCCTTGCGCCCGGCCGGGTCGAGCGGCAGCGCACCCGCCAGCATCGCCGGGACGATGGCCCCGAGCGCGGCGCGCGCTTCGCCGTCGAGGACGAAGCGCTGCGGGCGCGGCGACTGCACGGCGCGGTAGATGCCCCCGCCCGCGGCCAGCACCAGCGCGCCGAGCGCGCCGGCCTTCAGGAAGGATCTGCGGTTGGTCTCCATCTGGCGTCCTTGTTGTTGTGGACGTAGTGTACGACAGCCGGCCGCGATCGCGACGGGGCCAGACTAGAGGAAATCGTCGAGATGCGGTCAAACGGCGACGTGCAAATGTGCTGTGCATACGCCCCCGCGCCTTGCACATTTTGTTTGCATACTGCCACCGGCGCCGGATACCGCAGCGTACAAGCCTTCTCAGCGGCGCCATGGGCTTGTACCATAGCGTCATTCAGCTCGACTACGAAAGCCTTTCATGATCATCAATTCCCGCCTCAGCCTCCCCTTGCGCGCCGTTTGCCTCGCCCTCTTCGCTGCCGCCTGCGCCCTGCCGGCCCAGGCCGCGAGCACCGCGGCCTCCTCGGCGTCCAGCGCCGGCTCGGCCTCCTCGGGCAGCGTGTCCGATTCGATCGGTGCGTCGAGCAACAGTTCGGGCGACGATAAACGCGTGGCCGCCGGCCGGTACCGCGTGATCGACATCGCCGCCGCGCCCGGCAAACCGGGCACCACGCGCATGACGCTGCAGGCAGCCGACGCGGGCGCAAAGGACGCCATGCGCGAATTCACGCTCGACGTACCGAACCGCGCACTGGCGGCGCGCGAAGTGAGTAAAGGCGAACTGGTGCAGGTCAATGCGCGCGAATACGGTTACGAGTTCGCGCACGCCGACACGAAGCAATCCTTCTTCCTGGCGCTGGAAGACAGCTGGTACCGCGAACTGGGCTCGCAAAAAGTCGCGATCTGATGCCTGGACGCCTGCGGCCGCTCATTGCCGCCCTGGCCTTCTGTGCCGGCGGCAGCGCCTGGGCCGGCATCCCGACCTTCTGCGAACGTGGCAAGGAAATCAGCGCTGCCGACCAGGACCGCGTGCTGCGCTTCGCCGGCGTCGTCAAGCGTGAGCTGGAACGTTCCGGCAGCAAGGTCGCCCTGGTCTCGCGCGCCGGGCTCGACCTGAGCCGTTTCGGCCTGCTGTATTCGCATGCCGGGATCGCCCTGAAAGACAATCCCGGCAGCCCCTGGGGCGTGCGCCAGCTCTATTACGCCTGCGACGAATCGCGCCCGCGCCTGTTCGACCAGGGCGTCGCCGGTTTCGCCCTTGGCGCCGAGGCACCCGGCAGCGGCCACATGTCGCTGGTCTTCCCGCCGGATGAAGACGGCGCCCTGCTGGAACGGGCGGCGCTGGACAAGCCGCTCGCCCTGTCGCTGCTGGCCGGCCGGTACAGCGCGAACGCCTACGCCTTCGGCACGCGCTACCAGAACTGCAACCAGTGGGTGATCGAACTCCTCGCCAGCGCCTGGGGCAGGATGGACGGCGGCGGCGGCGACGCGCGCGCGCAGGCCCAGTCCTGGCTGCGGGACCAGGGCTATGCGGCCGGCCCGGTGAAAGTGCCTTCGCACGCGATGATGTTCGCCGGCCAGTTCGTGCCGCTGCTGCACGTGGACGACCATCCGCTCGACGATGTCTACGCGCTGGCGCTGCAGGTCAGCGTGCCGGCCGCGATCGAGGCCTTCGTGCAGCGCCGGCTGCCTGCGGCCAGGCGAGTGGAGCTCTGTCACGACAAGGGCCGTATTGTCGTGCATCGCGGCTGGGAGCCGCTCGGCGCCGACTGCCGTCCGATGCCCGGCGATGAGGTGATCTCGCTTGAGCCAGATCAAGTTGAAGCGCAAGTCGGGCAGCCCTGAGAGAACGCCGGCCCGTGCTTAACGGGATCTTCACACCGCGCCCCGCAGGCTGTGGCTTTTCCTCGCAAGAGACGACGCCATGAACAATCTGCAAAAGAAATACGTCGACGCGCACATCAGCCAGCAGAACGCGGACTGGACCTTCGAGAACATCAGCGCCAATTTCGACGAGCACATCCTCAAATCCATCCCCCTGTACCGCGAAGGGCACCAGCTCGTCTCCTACTACAGCGATTTTTTCCTCAAGTCCGATAGCGTGGTGTACGACATCGGCTGCTCGACCGGCACCATGCTTGCCCAGCTGGCCGGACGCCATCCGCTGAAAGAACAATTGCAGCTGATCGGCATCGATTGTGTCGCGGACATGATCGACCGCGCGAGCCGGCTGACCGAGCGCGACCCGCGCCTCTCCTTCATCGAGGCCGACGTACTCGATGTCGAGTTCCTGCCCTGCGACATGATCATCGCCAACTACACCGTCCAGTTCCTGCCGCCCCGGGTCCGCCAGGTCCTGATCGACCAGATCTATCGGGCCCTGAACTGGGGCGGGGCATTTTTCATGTTCGAGAAAGTGCGTGCGCCCGACGGGCGTTTCCAGGACTACGCGAGCCAGGTGTATGTCGAATACAAGCTGGACCAGGGCTTCACCGAAGCGGAAATCCTGAACAAGTCGCGCAGCATCAAGGGGGTGATGGAACCGTTTTCGAGCCAGGGCAACGCCGACATGCTGCGGCGCGCGGGATTCGAGGACCTCGTCACCGTGCACAAATATGTGTGCTTCGAAGGTTTCCTTGCGATCAAATGAGCAAACTGAATGTCCGCGTCGGGAACTTCCTGTTCCGCTACCGTAACGGCCTAGGCCCCCTCCTGTTCCTGCTGGCCCTGCTCGCAGGCCGGCCCGGCTTCCCCGGCGGACGCGCCGACCTGAACCTGCTGCTCGACTGTGCCGGGATCGCGCTGGCTCTGGCAGGCCAGCTGCTGCGCATCGTCACCATCGGTTTCGAATACATCGAACGCGGCGGACGCAACCGGCAGGTGTATGCCAGCAAACTGGTGCAGGGAGGGGTCTTCGCGCTATGCCGCAATCCGCTCTACCTGGGCAACCTGCTGCTGGCCGCCGGACTGGCGCTCGTCGTCCA encodes:
- a CDS encoding phasin family protein; this translates as MTKNIKELEQEEEELSRAVRSSAQQIWQAGLGAFAKAQQAGGREFTRLVRDGSELQKRARSVEDATETVARKAERSSRRASGTWGKLEQVFEERVARALATIGVPARSEMEALNHRIDELERMLAELAGEQMRQAAAKKAPAARKAPAEPSARIPAKTSAAKRPTTKSAAAKRGTAG
- a CDS encoding alpha/beta fold hydrolase, coding for MSARRIAQCLLLLQLAGAAGIAFAARHWWGAAPWTALALGLACVMLVRLAINMNNFVLSACFASPTPPDFHLTPAARLRLLAEEFRTSMLCTSWLIPRATACRRIYPDSRAVPVLLVHGYGCNSGIWGYLVPRLDRNAISHASVDLEPVGGPIDGYVPALQAAVEELCAATGATQVAIVAHSMGGLVARAWMRAHGSARVARLITLGTPHHGTSLANFGPGANAAQMRRAKGEANDWLRELGASEDAARRALITSIFSHHDNIVSPQTSSVLEGARNIALGGVGHVALGCNGRVLDTVMEELGRLQPRAETEPVLLLVDDDAFMLEMLSDALQGQGWRVLTAASGAAALDLLAHERVAAIVSDHLMPGMSGAALLAQARRLAPGAFRILLSGAGDDPEIAAALTDGSAHAFVGKPWRADRLLALLREALEARPSV
- a CDS encoding GMC family oxidoreductase translates to MSAKSIPLTVAKGIIPDPVRAGLARGWKIVDAAQLDTDRTLEADVVIVGSGAGGGVTAEILTLAGLRVLIVEEGALRSSSDFRMREADAYPGLYQESAARQTLDKGIKILQGRTVGGSTTVNWTSSFRTPAPTLDYWAEHFGLDGYDSETLAPWFAMMEARLHVGDWQAPPNENNDLLKRGADKLGIKSGFIRRNVNGCWNLGYCGMGCPTNAKQSMLVTTIPSALDHGATLVTRARAERFVLRGGRADELLCSALGADGVAPTGRVLRLRAKHFVVAGGAINSPALLMRSGAPDPHRLLGKRTFLHPTLISAGIFPQRVDAWAGAPQTVYSDHFLHTAPIDGAIGYKLEAPPLHPVLLSTTLNGFGQGHAALMQQFPHIQGMLALLRDGFHDQSAGGAVQLKDGAGVLDYPLNDFLWDGARRALLTMAEIQFAAGARAVRPAHETAREYASWNEAKREIAALPQQLHMTRVASAHVMGGCTMAGDERRGVTAPDGRYRGLANLSVHDGSLFPTSIGANPQLSIYGITARLASVLAASLTGKPALRVSASA
- a CDS encoding twin-arginine translocation signal domain-containing protein, translating into METNRRSFLKAGALGALVLAAGGGIYRAVQSPRPQRFVLDGEARAALGAIVPAMLAGALPLDPAGRKAAVAGTIEGVHTAISNLPLAVQKEVQDLFGLLALAPARRLLTGVSGGWENADPHQVASFLQDWRLHRFALLRTAYSALHDLSLGAWYAQPAAWAAIGYPGPMKELS
- a CDS encoding DUF2145 domain-containing protein, with the translated sequence MPGRLRPLIAALAFCAGGSAWAGIPTFCERGKEISAADQDRVLRFAGVVKRELERSGSKVALVSRAGLDLSRFGLLYSHAGIALKDNPGSPWGVRQLYYACDESRPRLFDQGVAGFALGAEAPGSGHMSLVFPPDEDGALLERAALDKPLALSLLAGRYSANAYAFGTRYQNCNQWVIELLASAWGRMDGGGGDARAQAQSWLRDQGYAAGPVKVPSHAMMFAGQFVPLLHVDDHPLDDVYALALQVSVPAAIEAFVQRRLPAARRVELCHDKGRIVVHRGWEPLGADCRPMPGDEVISLEPDQVEAQVGQP
- a CDS encoding methyltransferase domain-containing protein; this encodes MNNLQKKYVDAHISQQNADWTFENISANFDEHILKSIPLYREGHQLVSYYSDFFLKSDSVVYDIGCSTGTMLAQLAGRHPLKEQLQLIGIDCVADMIDRASRLTERDPRLSFIEADVLDVEFLPCDMIIANYTVQFLPPRVRQVLIDQIYRALNWGGAFFMFEKVRAPDGRFQDYASQVYVEYKLDQGFTEAEILNKSRSIKGVMEPFSSQGNADMLRRAGFEDLVTVHKYVCFEGFLAIK